A DNA window from Arachis hypogaea cultivar Tifrunner chromosome 18, arahy.Tifrunner.gnm2.J5K5, whole genome shotgun sequence contains the following coding sequences:
- the LOC112769197 gene encoding uncharacterized protein isoform X1, protein MDATGHKFAVTYQWWKIVTRISKGSLTSGALMVFYTKEIFIIGHGIETASKLQGSTPHDQLLIQTSDSFSGLLLFTIGFLVFMVSSVKDSEFQSFFAKGCVLLHISMAIWRFCFEREVEDLAYDWPRHAVGDIALAISWVFFLVYSWGEKYD, encoded by the exons ATGGATGCTACAG GACACAAATTTGCTGTGACTTATCAGTGGTGGAAGATAGTTACCAGAATTTCTAAGGGTT CACTTACCAGTGGGGCCTTAATGGTATTCTACACCAAAGAGATATTTATCATTGGGCATGGAATTGAAACAGCAAGCAAGCTTCAAGGGTCAACACCCCATGATCAGCTTCTGATTCAAACCTCAGATTCATTCTCAGGGTTGCTGCTGTTCACAATTGGGTTCCTTGTGTTCATGGTTTCTAGTGTGAAGGACAGTGAGTTCCAAAGCTTCTTTGCAAAAGGGTGTGTGCTCCTTCACATTTCAATGGCTATTTGGAGGTTCTGCTTTGAGAGGGAGGTTGAGGATCTTGCATATGATTGGCCAAGGCATGCTGTTGGAGACATTGCTTTGGCCATTTCATGGGTCTTCTTTCTTGTCTACTCATGGGGTGAAAAATATGATTAG
- the LOC112769197 gene encoding uncharacterized protein isoform X2, producing the protein MDATGHKFAVTYQWWKIVTRISKALTSGALMVFYTKEIFIIGHGIETASKLQGSTPHDQLLIQTSDSFSGLLLFTIGFLVFMVSSVKDSEFQSFFAKGCVLLHISMAIWRFCFEREVEDLAYDWPRHAVGDIALAISWVFFLVYSWGEKYD; encoded by the exons ATGGATGCTACAG GACACAAATTTGCTGTGACTTATCAGTGGTGGAAGATAGTTACCAGAATTTCTAAGG CACTTACCAGTGGGGCCTTAATGGTATTCTACACCAAAGAGATATTTATCATTGGGCATGGAATTGAAACAGCAAGCAAGCTTCAAGGGTCAACACCCCATGATCAGCTTCTGATTCAAACCTCAGATTCATTCTCAGGGTTGCTGCTGTTCACAATTGGGTTCCTTGTGTTCATGGTTTCTAGTGTGAAGGACAGTGAGTTCCAAAGCTTCTTTGCAAAAGGGTGTGTGCTCCTTCACATTTCAATGGCTATTTGGAGGTTCTGCTTTGAGAGGGAGGTTGAGGATCTTGCATATGATTGGCCAAGGCATGCTGTTGGAGACATTGCTTTGGCCATTTCATGGGTCTTCTTTCTTGTCTACTCATGGGGTGAAAAATATGATTAG
- the LOC112769197 gene encoding uncharacterized protein isoform X5 produces MDATALTSGALMVFYTKEIFIIGHGIETASKLQGSTPHDQLLIQTSDSFSGLLLFTIGFLVFMVSSVKDSEFQSFFAKGCVLLHISMAIWRFCFEREVEDLAYDWPRHAVGDIALAISWVFFLVYSWGEKYD; encoded by the exons ATGGATGCTACAG CACTTACCAGTGGGGCCTTAATGGTATTCTACACCAAAGAGATATTTATCATTGGGCATGGAATTGAAACAGCAAGCAAGCTTCAAGGGTCAACACCCCATGATCAGCTTCTGATTCAAACCTCAGATTCATTCTCAGGGTTGCTGCTGTTCACAATTGGGTTCCTTGTGTTCATGGTTTCTAGTGTGAAGGACAGTGAGTTCCAAAGCTTCTTTGCAAAAGGGTGTGTGCTCCTTCACATTTCAATGGCTATTTGGAGGTTCTGCTTTGAGAGGGAGGTTGAGGATCTTGCATATGATTGGCCAAGGCATGCTGTTGGAGACATTGCTTTGGCCATTTCATGGGTCTTCTTTCTTGTCTACTCATGGGGTGAAAAATATGATTAG
- the LOC112769197 gene encoding uncharacterized protein isoform X4, whose amino-acid sequence MSRHKFAVTYQWWKIVTRISKALTSGALMVFYTKEIFIIGHGIETASKLQGSTPHDQLLIQTSDSFSGLLLFTIGFLVFMVSSVKDSEFQSFFAKGCVLLHISMAIWRFCFEREVEDLAYDWPRHAVGDIALAISWVFFLVYSWGEKYD is encoded by the exons ATGTCAA GACACAAATTTGCTGTGACTTATCAGTGGTGGAAGATAGTTACCAGAATTTCTAAGG CACTTACCAGTGGGGCCTTAATGGTATTCTACACCAAAGAGATATTTATCATTGGGCATGGAATTGAAACAGCAAGCAAGCTTCAAGGGTCAACACCCCATGATCAGCTTCTGATTCAAACCTCAGATTCATTCTCAGGGTTGCTGCTGTTCACAATTGGGTTCCTTGTGTTCATGGTTTCTAGTGTGAAGGACAGTGAGTTCCAAAGCTTCTTTGCAAAAGGGTGTGTGCTCCTTCACATTTCAATGGCTATTTGGAGGTTCTGCTTTGAGAGGGAGGTTGAGGATCTTGCATATGATTGGCCAAGGCATGCTGTTGGAGACATTGCTTTGGCCATTTCATGGGTCTTCTTTCTTGTCTACTCATGGGGTGAAAAATATGATTAG
- the LOC112769197 gene encoding uncharacterized protein isoform X3: MSRHKFAVTYQWWKIVTRISKGSLTSGALMVFYTKEIFIIGHGIETASKLQGSTPHDQLLIQTSDSFSGLLLFTIGFLVFMVSSVKDSEFQSFFAKGCVLLHISMAIWRFCFEREVEDLAYDWPRHAVGDIALAISWVFFLVYSWGEKYD; encoded by the exons ATGTCAA GACACAAATTTGCTGTGACTTATCAGTGGTGGAAGATAGTTACCAGAATTTCTAAGGGTT CACTTACCAGTGGGGCCTTAATGGTATTCTACACCAAAGAGATATTTATCATTGGGCATGGAATTGAAACAGCAAGCAAGCTTCAAGGGTCAACACCCCATGATCAGCTTCTGATTCAAACCTCAGATTCATTCTCAGGGTTGCTGCTGTTCACAATTGGGTTCCTTGTGTTCATGGTTTCTAGTGTGAAGGACAGTGAGTTCCAAAGCTTCTTTGCAAAAGGGTGTGTGCTCCTTCACATTTCAATGGCTATTTGGAGGTTCTGCTTTGAGAGGGAGGTTGAGGATCTTGCATATGATTGGCCAAGGCATGCTGTTGGAGACATTGCTTTGGCCATTTCATGGGTCTTCTTTCTTGTCTACTCATGGGGTGAAAAATATGATTAG